CCACTGAATTTAGCATGATTTCTATTAGCCCATTGTTCAAGTAATTTCCGACCTTCTTTTTTTGATTTTCCATACAAATTATCTTTTTCTTCCTGTGTGGAAGAAGAATAAAGTATATGCGGTGATGAATTCGTTTCTTCACATGCTGTAATAAGTTGCTTAACTAAACTGATATTTGTTTCATAAATGACATGTGGATCCTTGTGCCGGTTCATAGCAGCCAGATGAACAATAGCATCACATTGTACTACAAATTTTCCCAATTTTTTTATGTCATTGAAATATTCATCTTCAAAGGGAATGCGTTCATATTTATTTGGATATAAACCAAGTGTATTATAAAGATGTGTCCCAATGAATCCACTTTGACCCGTTATACCTACTTTTATCATTATCCATCCTACTTCATTTCATTCAATTGAATTTATTTAATCTTTTTTATTCAAGATATTGTTCAACTTCTTCGCCCAATATATCATTACGAATCATTGGCAGTTTTAGCAACAATTCCTGCATGCCTTTTACATCAAGGCGGCGGGTGTTGTGCGAGTGGTAGTCTTCCAGTTTGGAGATTTTTTCTTCGCCCACCTCAAAATATTTGTCGTAATTCAGGTCACGGGTATCGGCGGGTATGCGGAAATAGTTGCCCATGTCGATGTGTTTGGCCATTTCTTCGCGGGTTACCAGAGTTTCGTACAGCTTTTCGCCGTGACGGGTACCGATGACCCTGATTTTTGTATCCGTTTTGTACAATCCGATGAGTGACTCAGCCAAAACAGTAAGAGTGGCTGCCGGTGCTTTTTGCACAAACAAGTCGCCGTTTTCGCCGTTTTGAAAAGCATACAATACTAAATTCACAGCATCTTCCAGTGTCATCATAAAACGGGTCATATTGGGGTCAGTAATGGTAATGTCTTTTCCTTCCTTCATTTGGTTTACCCACAGCGGGATTACTGAACCGCGGCTGGCCATAACGTTGCCGTAACGGGTGCAGCAGATGGTGGTGGCTGCATCCGGTCCCAAAGCACGACCTTTGGCAATGGCCACTTTTTCCATCAGGGCCTTGCTCATGCCCATGGCGTTGATGGGGTAAGCGGCTTTATCAGTGCTGAGTACCACCACATTTTTAATTCCGTGCTGAACAGCTGAATCCAGCACGTTCTCCGTGCCGAATACATTGGTACGTACCGCCTGTGTGGGGAAAAACTCACACGAGGGCACCTGTTTCAGCGCTGCTGCATGAAAAATGTAATCCACGCCCGGCATGGCGCCATCCACACTGCGTTTGTCGCGTACATCGCCAATGTAAAATTTTACCTTCGGGTTTTTGAGCCGGTGGCGCATGTCATCCTGTTTTTTTTCGTCGCGGCTAAAAATGCGGATTTCCTTAATATCCGAATCCAAAAACCGGTTGAGCACGGCATTGCCGAAAGAGCCGGTACCGCCGGTGATTAAGAGTGTTTTATTTTTAAACATGATTTGTATAGTTTTTTAATTTTATTATGAAGTTAGTTCTTCAATTTTAGCTTTATATAAATTAATAACAATTTCCTCAGAATATTTATTTTCAGCTATTTTTCTACCTTCTTCCCCCATTTTTAACCGTTCATCTTGTGATAAGTTTATTATCATTTCCATTTTATTCTGAAGGTCGATTGTATCTTTTGCCTTACAAAGTAATCCATTTTTGCCATGTTCTACAACTTCACGACAGCCTGGTACGTCAGTTGTCACAATTGGAAGATTCATTGAAGCCGCTTCAATGAGTGATTTTGATAAACCTTCGCGGTATGAGGGTAAAACCATAACATCCGTATCCGAAAGTACTTTTACCATATCGTCCTGTTTCCCAATAAATTTTATTTGTTTATTTTTTAACCACTCATTTAATTCTTCTTGTGTGATCGCAGTTTTGTTTGCATAACCCAATTCTCCAACAATTTTAAAAACGATGTCTGCGTACTTTTTTGATAAATTATTTGCTGCTTGCATATATTCTACTATTCCTTTGTCTTTGAGCAACCGGCCCACAAAAAGAAATTTTTTTCCTTTGTTCGATACTCTTTTGAAGTTAAATCTAGTAGTGTTAACTCCTGAACCTGGTAATACGGAAAGGTTATTTCTATTTACT
This window of the Candidatus Neomarinimicrobiota bacterium genome carries:
- a CDS encoding glycosyltransferase family 4 protein, encoding MRIAISINTAWNIYNFRLGLIKTLLNDGHDVFAVSPEDKYVDNLEKYGVKHFKVNINHKGTNPVEDLKLIKEYKKIFLKVQPDIILSYTIKPNIYGNLAVRKLGIPVINNVSGLGTLFIKKSLASYIGRFLYYIAFKKSNWVFFQNNADKDLFINSKLVNRNNLSVLPGSGVNTTRFNFKRVSNKGKKFLFVGRLLKDKGIVEYMQAANNLSKKYADIVFKIVGELGYANKTAITQEELNEWLKNKQIKFIGKQDDMVKVLSDTDVMVLPSYREGLSKSLIEAASMNLPIVTTDVPGCREVVEHGKNGLLCKAKDTIDLQNKMEMIINLSQDERLKMGEEGRKIAENKYSEEIVINLYKAKIEELTS
- a CDS encoding polysaccharide biosynthesis protein codes for the protein MFKNKTLLITGGTGSFGNAVLNRFLDSDIKEIRIFSRDEKKQDDMRHRLKNPKVKFYIGDVRDKRSVDGAMPGVDYIFHAAALKQVPSCEFFPTQAVRTNVFGTENVLDSAVQHGIKNVVVLSTDKAAYPINAMGMSKALMEKVAIAKGRALGPDAATTICCTRYGNVMASRGSVIPLWVNQMKEGKDITITDPNMTRFMMTLEDAVNLVLYAFQNGENGDLFVQKAPAATLTVLAESLIGLYKTDTKIRVIGTRHGEKLYETLVTREEMAKHIDMGNYFRIPADTRDLNYDKYFEVGEEKISKLEDYHSHNTRRLDVKGMQELLLKLPMIRNDILGEEVEQYLE